Genomic DNA from Anaerolineae bacterium:
AGGGAGATGTTTTGGTCATCCTTGAATCTATGAAGATGCAAAATGAGCTCAAATCTCCCCGTGAAGGTGTCGTTACCCGCTTGAGAGTAGGTATAGGCGATAGTGTGGAACAATCGCAAACATTGCTGAGTGTTACCTGACGGAGAGTTTGGAATGATAGACCGAGAAATCGAAGCAAAGTTCTGGGTAAGGAGTCTGGCTCCGATCGAAACAAAACTCAAAGCGTTTGGAGCTAAACTCCGGCAACCAAGGACATTTGAACAGAATTTGCGTTTTGACGATTCCGTCCGAACTTTATCCAGGAGTGGTCAAGTTTTGCGATTGAGGAGGGATATCCATAATCTTCTGACTTATAAAGGGTCCAGTACCGATGATCACGGCGCGCGTTCACGGGTTGAAATTCAAACCCAGGTGGAGGACTTTGAGACAACGCGGCGCTTATTAGAGGCTTTGGGGTACTCGGTGGTCATGACCTACGAGAAGTACCGCTGTGAGTACGAGTGGAATGACGCAAGGATCTCGTTGGATGAAATGCCCTATGGACAATTTATTGAAATTGAGGCACAGAGTTCAGAACAGATTCAAGAGATTTGCCAGGCATTGCGCCTTAACTGGGCAAGGCGGGTACTCTATAGTTATGTCGAATTGTTCAATTTGATCCAGGAGAAGGATCAATTGGAAACAGAGGATTTATCCTTTGAAGCCTTTAAAAACTGGCAGGGTAATCTGGTCAGTTTTGGTATTCTTCCTGCCGATGAATGACAGGTCAATCGGGAGAGATTTTGATGAACCCTGAATCGCTAAATACAATTTTTCGCGAGCAATACGCACAAAATGACGAGTGGATCGAGAAATTTCTAAGCAACTCACAAGTTGGTCACGTTGCAAGCCGCTGGGAAAATCAGCCGTTCCTGACGCCGGTTTTGTTTTGGTATGCACCGACAGGACGACGCATATATTTTCATACCAACCTCTATGGCCGTCTGCGAACAAACAGTGAACGTTTTCCTGAGGTATGCTTTGAAACCTCTGAAATTGGAAAATACCTGCCATCGAATATCGCCGGGGAATTCAGTGTCCAGTATGCCAGCGTTGTGGTTTTCGGAAAAATCAGAATCGTTGAAAGCCCGGAAGAGAAGGAATTTGGATTGATGGGGTTATTGCGAAAATATTTTCCCGATCTGAAGGCAGGTGTAGATTATCGTCCAATCACTCGCGAGGAATTAGACCAGACGGCTGTGTTTTGTATCGAAATTGAGCAATGGAGTGGTAAGAAAAATTGGGCGGAACAGGTCCATCAAGATGAACAGTGGCAACCACTGGATCAGAGGGTTTTAAGAAAATATGGCTTTTAAGTTATATCAACCAGGCGTAAACCATTCCACTGGACACGCTTGACTACGGCTGAGGGAAGACCAATCCGATCAAGAAAAGTTTCTAAGAATGCAGGATCACCACTGGTTGCAAATTTACACTGTCCAGCGGTAACTGAGTTCCTTAAAAGGTTACGCTGTTCCAGTAAACGATGGGTCTGACGTGCCACAGCTGGAGCAGGGTCAATTACCCGCACCTGCTCACCCACGATAGACTGAATTAATGGGATTACAAAGGGATAATGCGTGCATCCTAAAACAACCGTGTCGATGTTCGCTGCCAGCATCGGTAACAAGGCATCTTCAAGAATTTTACGGCTGATCGGGCTATCGAAATCCCCCTGTTCGATCTGTTGCACCAATCCCGGGCAGGTGTGTTGATAAATTGTCACCCCTTGGGCAAAGCGCTCGATCACCGAAGCGTAGAGTTCACCTTGAAAAGTAGCTGGCGTTGCCAGGACTCCAACAGCGCCGCTTTTGGTTGTTTCTGCAGCCGGTTTGACAGCCGGTTCCATGCCGACAAATGGGACATGAGGATAATTCTGGCGCAAATATTTCAAGGCAGCTGCTGAAGCTGTATTACAGGCCAGGACGATGATTTTCGCCTTTTTTGAGAGCAGATATTCCGTAATTCCGACCGCGTAGCCACGCACTTCCTCGAGCGGACGGCGTCCATACGGTACATGGATCTGGTCGGCGATATAGAGGATGTCCTCGTGAGGAAGCTGGCGAATGATTTCCCTTAAAACGCTTAATCCCCCCACACCTGAGTCAAATATGCCAATTGGTGCAATGGGGGATGAAGCGAAGGTTGAATCGGCAGCAGCCGGAATCAATGTTAAGCGGTGAACTTGGTTTTCAGGCGAGAGCTTTTACCTGTTCGCCCGCGCAGGAAGTAGAGCTGGGCACGACGCACATGAGCATGGCGCTCGACGATGACTTTTTCGAGACGCGGGGACTTCAATAGGAATGTTCTCTCTACCCCAATACCATTGCTGGCGATGCGCCGCACGGTGAAATTGGCGTTATTTCCGCCCTTGCTCATGCGAATCACCGTCCCTCGGAATTCCTGCGTTCGCTCGGAGTTCCCTTCTTTAATGCGAATAAATACCCGCACGGAATCTCCGGGTCGTAATTCGGGGATATTTTCATTGACAGGTGCTTCTACAGCTTGTAATAAATCGCTCATAAGACAATCCTTGAGATTGGTTTATCTGGCATAAATTCTAAACGCGAATTTGAATTATATCACTAGTTTTCAACGAATACCTGGAAAATCGACGAAAATCGAAAAAATTCTTCCAAAATTTGCTTGCAAAGGGAAACTCTGTGGTAAAATATCGGCGTTTGCCCCCATCGTCTAGGGGACCAGGACGCAGCCCTTTCAAGGCTAAAACGGGGGTTCGAATCCCCCTGGGGGCATCCTCATCCCCTCAACCTCATGGTTGAGGGGATTTCTTTACTACCTATTGCCTTTACCCTGGCTGCTACCGGTTGTTTTTCAAAGCTTTCGAATAATTCAATCAATCTCGAGCATGTTAATTCCGGTTTGCCAAAACTGCTCTTCTGTATACTGACAATCAATCTTGCCTGAAGCGACATTGTCCCTTATCAAGATTCAACTTCCGGTCATATCCGCTAAGCGCGATTAATGCCTCGAGACTGAAGTTTACTCAACGTCTTCAAACCTTACAAAAATATTAGGTAGTTCCCTATCAATGCAAATCAACCCCCGATTAGAATTAGGGGAAGATGGACCGAGAAGACCTGGAAGTTCGCGCCGCATCTTTTGAAAAGCTTACTCCCCAACAAATTTTAAGCTGGGCAGTGGCTGAGTATTCTCCTCAGCTCGTGATGTCAACTGCTTTTGGGCCGGGGGGGATCATTCTGATGCATCTCCTGAAGCAATTAGGTCTTCAGATTCCCGTTTTTTATATCGATACAGGATTGCTATTCCCAGAAGTGCATCAATTGCGTTTGAAGTTAGAAGAAACGTTCGCCATTCATTTCGAGCGAGTGGTGCCTGCGCTGGGGCTTGTTGAGCAAGCAGAGCGATTTGGTGACCGCTTGTGGGAGCGGGATGCGGACACCTGCTGTTGGTTGCGCAAGGTACTCCCTCTCCAGAATTATCTGCGGGATAAACGGGCGTGGATCACTGCCATTCGAGCCGACCAGACCAGCCAGCGAGCCAAAGCCCGGTTGATTGAATGGGATGAGCGCAATCAGGTGGTAAAAATCAATCCTTTATTGAGGTGGAATGAAGAGCAGGTGTGGGATTATATCCATCGCCATCGTCTCCCTTATAATCCTTTACACGACCAGGGTTATCCAAGTCTGGGTTGCGTTCCCTGCACCCAACCGGTGGAGAAAGGGGAGTGTGCTCGAGCCGGGCGGTGGAGAGGGCGTGCCAAAACGGAGTGCGGAATCCATTTGCCCGCTGCCGATACCCCTTTCCTCATTCGTGATAAATGACGGGAAGGTATAGAGAATTCCGGTATAGAAGGGTAGCTTTCATAATCTGGTAGATATCGGTGTTATCGATGTAATCGCCCCTAATCAGGTCACTCCCCTTAATCAAAGCTGAATAGGGTAGCTTCATGGTTCCATACAGATATAATGGGACAAGACTGTTTGTATGTCCTGGGCTATTCCACGCCCAATACACGACCTCCCCGGCGTCAATTTCATTGTTGTTATTATCATCTTCCCAACTTGCTCGCCAGCAAGAGGTTATGCAGCTTTTTTCGAGTAAAAGTGTGCGTGGGGACACTTCGCCCAGAGGTAGATTAGCGGTTATTCCTGGAGCCTGAGTCAGGTACCCTGTTTCGTGATCCGCGGTTACGATCATGAGCGTGTTTGACCAGTTGGCTGGTGTAAATGAGGCATTCACCCAATCAATTGCGGTTTGGATTGCCGAATTGAAATCGATGAGTTCCCCAATCATTTCATCCATATTGTTGCGATGAGAGGCAAAATCAATTGCTCCACCTTCTACGAGTAAAAGAAAACCCTTTGGATTTCTGTTGAGAATTTGGATTGCTGCCAGGGTCATATCGTTCAACGATGGATTTTCTAGATTTGCACCAGAGCCATCTGCTAGTCGGTATTCGATGTTGCCGTTCGCTCCTCCGAAAAGACCGACCAGTTTAAGCGTCTCGTTATCTCTGGCAAGGTTAAGCAGGCGAGCGGAACCGTTCGGATCGCCTGAAATCCTTTCAATAAAGCGATGTTTTCCGCTAAGATCATTCTCGACAATCAGCTTTTGGCGAATCTTTTCATCCACATAAGGATTATCCAAATACCAGCCTGGATGACCTCCCCCGATCAGGACGTCTACAGGAGGATCGGAGATGCCGTGTCCTCCGCCATAGGATGGCATACTCTGATCTCCGGTGGTGTTAGGATTTCCCCAGATTCCTTCGTTGGCAATTGCAAAACCATTCAAACGGGAATCGTTGTGCGCAATCCAGGCTGCAGGGGTTGCATGGGAGATGGGAACAGTGGTCACTGCTCCAACCCCAAGACCTAACTGACGGGCCAGTTCGGTGATTGATTGATAACGGGTTACTCCATCAGGACTGACATTCACTCTCCCATTGGAGGTTTTTTGCCCACTGAATATAGCTGTAGCGGCTGCTGCACTGTCTGTGATGAGGCTTTGCAGGACATAATCATAATCCTTCCATGCTCTCAATGGTTCATAGGATCCTCCGAAGGGATAAGTTGAGACCCATCCTTGAAACCAATCGGTGTAAGGGGGATTCTGAAGGGTGTATTGTTTGGCAGCCTGGATGTGATTTTCTCCCATTCCGTCACCAATGAAAATGAAAATATAAACCGGGGGAGCTTGAGTTGAATCACTTTTGGCGCTTATACCCTGAACGGGAGAAGTCAAACCACTCCCGAGGCTGAGGAGCACAAAAAGAAGAGTCAGGATGATTCTCATCTTTTTATCCGACTCTCATTATTATAATAAGCACTCAACATTGAGAGCTTTACAGAAGCGCAAGTTGTGAATTGGGTTAATATTTTTCTCATCAAACGTTTATATTTTTTTTAAAGAGCTCTCTTATACTTACCATTATCGTACAACGATTAATGAGAGGATGGTAGTCATGAAAATAAATGCCAAGGTTCTTCGACCCTTGATTTTATTAGCGTCGTTGATCGTTTTTAGTCTTGGATGTACAATCTCGGTGCCGTTAAATTTTTCCCTGCCAGAATTGATCCAATCTCCGGAACCATCTCAAAGCACAAAGGAAGTCGTCGTTCAATCCCAGGTTCAGCCTACACCCACGCCGTTTCAACTTCCTCCTCAAATTCAAGATGAACAAGCCTTGTTAGTGGCGCTTTATGCACGTGCCAACCCGGCGGTTGTGAACATTACGGAATACGCCAGCCAGGCAGGGCAGGTGACCCCGTTGGGACAGGGTTCAGGGTTTGTGTATGACAATCTGGGCCATATTGTTACCAATGCCCATGTCATCCATGGCTCGGATCAAATTGAGGTGACTTTCTGGGATGGAACTATCGAGCTGGCAACACTGGTAGGAGAGGATCTGCATAGCGATTTAGCGGTCGTCAAGGTTGATCGGTTGCCGGATGGTGTTGTCCCTCTCCCCTTGGGAGACATGGAAAACCTGGCTGTTGGACAAACCGTCGTAGCCATTGGGAATCCATTTGGTCTGGAAGGTACCTTAACGAAAGGAGTGATCAGCGCCTTGGGACGTTCGATTCCAGCCCTGACCTCCTTTAGTATTCCGCAAGCCATTCAAACCGATGCGGCGATCAACCCTGGAAATTCTGGAGGGCCTCTTTTGAATCTACAAGGAGAAGTGATCGGAGTCAATGCCCAGATTGAGACGGGTGGCACCAGCCGAACGAATAGCGGGGTTGGTTTCGCGATACCGGTTAGCATTCTTAAAATCGTTATTCCAGACCTGATCGAGAAGGGCGAACATGAGTGGGCATGGTTGGGCGTGCGTGGTGGGAGTTTATCTCCTCTGGTGCGCGAAGCCATGAAACTTAAAGTCGATAAAGGCGCTTACATAGCCGAAGTGGTTGCGGGAGGACCATCCGCGGAAGCCGGGTTGCGGGGATCTACGGGTACAGTGACCGTGCGCGGCAGGGAGGTGGAAATCGGTGGCGATGTGGTGATAGCTATCAATGGTGAACCTGTGCGCTCTTTTGATGACCTGCTGATCTACATTTCATTGAAGGGAAAACCGGGTGATACGGTTGAGTTAACCGTCATCCGAGACAATCAAGAGATTACAATTAATGTAAAACTGGAAGCTCGCCCGACATCGATTGAGCCATAAAGCAAACCTCATTGGCACATATTCGGCTCTGGTCAGATCTGTCTACCAGAGCCGAATACTTTAATGCCGGAAGTGGCGAACACCGGTATAGATCATTGCCAGCCCGGTTGCATCAGCAACTGCCAGCGAATCAGCATCACGCATTGAACCACCCGGATGGATGATCGCCGTAATGCCAGCCTCGGCGGCAATTTCAACCGAATCTGGGAAAGGGAAAAAAGCATCTGAAGCGAGAACTGCACCCCGTGCTCGCTCTGCTGCCCGCTGGAGGGCAATTCGCACGGCATCTACCCGGTTAGGTTGACCACTCCCGATACCGACTGTGGCACTGTCGCGGGCAATAACAATGGCATTGGACTTAACGTGTTGAACTGCCTTCCAGGCGAATCGTAAGGCTTCCCACTCACTTTCCGTTGGTTCACGGCGAGATACAACTGTCCAGGTTACATCGGGTGGGTCTCCCTGATCGCTCGTTTGACGCAGTAAGCCTCCCGTTATGGAGCGGTATTCATAAACGCCAGAACGGGATGGCAGAGGGGCTTCAATGAGGCGGCAATTCTTTTTAGCTGCCAGAATCTCTTTGGCAGACTCAGAAAAACCGGGAGCGATCAGACATTCGAAAAAGAGATCTTTCATTGCCTGGGCTGTTTCGCCTGAAAGCTCGCGATTACAGGCAATCACACCCCCGAAAGCTGAAATCGGATCGGACGCCAGGGCATTCTGATAAGCCTCCTCAAGGTTCCTGGCACAGGCAATCCCACATGGAGACAGGTGCTTGACGATAACCACACAAGGTTCATCGAAGCTTGCGACAGCTCGCCAGGCTGCATCGAGATCGAGAAGGTTATTGTATGAGAGTTCTTTTCCTTGTAGAACTTTGCCTCCAAATGGTTGTGAATAGGGTTGTTCGGCAAAGAGTTCGGCTTGTTGATGAGGATTTTCACCGTAATGGAGTTTTTTGACCGAATAAAGGTGTAGCGTTAGAGGTTCCTGGTCAGATAGATATGCGGCAATTAAAGAGTCATAGCGGGAAGTTAGGGCAAAAGTTTTTGCAGCCAGCCTTCGCCTTGTTTCAGGTGAGACCGCTCCTTGCCGGAGTTCCTCCAGAATCAGACCATAATCTTTGGGATCGAAACAAACCGTGACCCTTGCCCAATTTTTTGCGGCTGCCCGCAGAAGGGCAACACCGCCAATATCTATATTCTCGATAGCCTCTTCCAGGCTCACATTGGGCTGAGCGATGGTTTCTTCGAACGGGTACAGGTTGACTACGACGAGGTCAATAGGGCTCCAGCCTCTGTTGGATAGCTCTTGAAGGTCGTCAGGGGTTGGGCGGGCAAGAATTGCAGCGTGGATGGCAGGATGTAGAGTTTTCACGCGCCCTTTTAACACTTCTGGGGAGGCGGTGTACTGAGAGATTTCCAGATAGGGTATTTGATGTTGGGCTAAATAGCGTCCTGTTCCACCACTGGCTATGAGCGTCCAATTCATCTGGTTCAATTCTGCGGCGAATTGTGCCAAGCCGGTTTTATCCCAAACGGATAGCAAGGCAATGGGCATTTCTCTTCCCTTTCTGTCAGAATTTCGGCTATATCGTGGGAGATTTTAGCATTTTTTGTGCATGATGGAATTGGCAACTCTTCCAAAAAATGCTATTATTCATTTGGAAAGGAGACAAAGGTGAGCGGAAAGATTCTGGCTGTTGACGATGATCCGATGAACTTGAAGCTGGTTGCGGCAACCCTGGGGAAGGAGGGCTTTGAAGTCCTAACGGCAAATAACGGTAAAGAAGGCTATCAAAAAGCTACAGAGCTTCTGCCTGATCTGGTGATCCTCGATGTGATGATGCCCGAGATGGATGGGTATCAGGTGTGTAGCCAGCTTCGTAAAAACCCAAAAACCGCAAATATTCCAGTGATGATGCTCACTTCCTTAAGCTCAATCGAACAGAAAATCAAGGGGTTTGATGCCGGTGCGGATGATTACCTGGCAAAGCCCTTTGTACCGGATGAATTAATCGCCCATGCAAAGGCATTGCTGCGGCGCAGGGTCAGCGAAGAGCAACCTGTGACAGAAGCCAATGGGAAGATTATCGCCGTCTTCTCTCTGAGAGGTGGCGTTGGGGTATCGACCTTGGCTGTCAATCTGGCGTGTGGTTTAGCTCTCTTGTGGAATGAGCCAACCGTTCTGGTTGACCTGGTTTTAGCATCCGGACAGTCTGCGCTGATGTTTAATTTGCCCTATAGCCGATCGTGGGGAAATCTGGCACGCTTGCCGCTCGAAGAAATTGAACCTCTGGTCGTGAACGATATATTGCTTCAACATAAGAGTGGCGTTCACATTCTGGCTTCAGCCCCTCAACCAGAACAAAATGAATACCTAAACGGCGAAAAAGTTGCCCAGGTGTTAAAAATCCTTAGCCGTCAATATCCTTACATTGTGCTCGATCTGCCTCATGATTTTCAAGAGACAACTTTAGCCGGGCTAGATGCCAGCCATGAGATCATTCTGATGCTTACCCCAGAGTTAGCTGCGGTTAGAGCTGCCGTATGTGCATTAAACGTTTTTGAAAATCTGAAATACCCAAAGGAAATAATTCGCCTCGTTGAAAATTGGATCTTCCCTAAAGGTGGCTTACCGCGCAGTGACATCGAGAAAGCTCTGGGGCGGTCAATTGACCTTCAAATTCCTTACGCCTCCGAGCCAATTGTCCGGTCAATCAATGTCGGTGAACCGCCTGTCTTTGCGGATGCCCAATCTCCTTTAGGGGCATTGTTCGAAGATTTTGCCTTCTTGATGAGTAAAGATAGTCACAAAAAGACCAAACCTCAGACACCCACTCAGGCATGGCTGAGGGTAATTCGCCGTTTTCAGCAACGTCAGGCGAAAAAATCTTAATCATCGAAAGCCCAATCGTTTTTCAGGGTGAATCGGATGCTCCTGGTTCGTTCTTTCGAGGTGATTCGATCTCAATAAGGTAGCCTAATGTCAGCAATTGTTCGGCGAGTTTCTTCTCCTGACCAGACGCGATGACTGCCATGGTAGGGTTAAGGATTTGTTGCAGATATTTTGAGCATCGGCTTTTTTTGATTTGCTCAAGGATTTCAGGCGAGCGTACCCGCAGGATCGATAACCGTTGCAGGTGAATTTCGGTAGCGTGCTGTTCCCAACGACGCAAGGCATGCACCAGATTCGGGGGGAGATTTTCAGCGTGCCTTTGCAGTAATCTTAACAATTGTTGGGACTTTAAACCTTTTTGCTGGGCATGTCTGAGCGAATTGGGGGTGATCCGATAGAGATATTGTTCTTTTTGATAGCCTTCCCACTCACAAAAGCGGGCGATTTGATACCGTACGGGTGCTAAAAAACGGCGCGGAATCGCGATTTTGCCCGAAGGGAGGACCTGAGGTTTTTCTTGCGGTGGAAGATCACCGTCCGGCATTTTGCTTTGGAGAATCGCTTCTCCGAATTGGGTAATGCGAAAGACAATAACGGAGGCTTCTTGTTTATGAAAGCCAAGTTCAACCACCCCAAACCAGGACAGAGGACCTGAGATCAGATAGCGCAATAATTCACCTTCGACAGAATACCAACTCTCGAATCCTTGCAGAAACTTGCCATCGCTCCGCCGCCGAATCAGCCAGACATCATAATTACCACCTGGACGTTGGAAATCGGGAAAGTGATCATGGAGATACTCGATGAAAGAGCCAAGTTCGTACCAGACTCCTGGAGTTAATGAGCGGATTTGCTCGATGATAAATAGACGGGCGGAAATCGGATCATTTTCCCATGCTCCGAGACACTCTAATTCATCTAGCTGTTTTAATTCATTTATTGAGATTGACTTGAGCCAGGTTTCGTAGAGTGACTTAATTGCCTGTAATCTTGGCATCGAGAGAAAGGTACGCGTAGGTTCGGGTAACGGAGAGCCGCTCGAGTCGAGTAAAGCAGCCTCAGACAGAAGGGAGGTTAGAAATTGCGCTTTGAGCGGGAGAGGCAAGCCATTCGGGTGGTCATTTGCGAGCAGGAGGTATTGTTTCAATTCTGCCAATCGCTTTGGTGTTATTTTATCC
This window encodes:
- a CDS encoding Phosphoadenylyl-sulfate reductase [thioredoxin], encoding MDREDLEVRAASFEKLTPQQILSWAVAEYSPQLVMSTAFGPGGIILMHLLKQLGLQIPVFYIDTGLLFPEVHQLRLKLEETFAIHFERVVPALGLVEQAERFGDRLWERDADTCCWLRKVLPLQNYLRDKRAWITAIRADQTSQRAKARLIEWDERNQVVKINPLLRWNEEQVWDYIHRHRLPYNPLHDQGYPSLGCVPCTQPVEKGECARAGRWRGRAKTECGIHLPAADTPFLIRDK
- a CDS encoding Alkaline phosphatase, producing MRIILTLLFVLLSLGSGLTSPVQGISAKSDSTQAPPVYIFIFIGDGMGENHIQAAKQYTLQNPPYTDWFQGWVSTYPFGGSYEPLRAWKDYDYVLQSLITDSAAAATAIFSGQKTSNGRVNVSPDGVTRYQSITELARQLGLGVGAVTTVPISHATPAAWIAHNDSRLNGFAIANEGIWGNPNTTGDQSMPSYGGGHGISDPPVDVLIGGGHPGWYLDNPYVDEKIRQKLIVENDLSGKHRFIERISGDPNGSARLLNLARDNETLKLVGLFGGANGNIEYRLADGSGANLENPSLNDMTLAAIQILNRNPKGFLLLVEGGAIDFASHRNNMDEMIGELIDFNSAIQTAIDWVNASFTPANWSNTLMIVTADHETGYLTQAPGITANLPLGEVSPRTLLLEKSCITSCWRASWEDDNNNNEIDAGEVVYWAWNSPGHTNSLVPLYLYGTMKLPYSALIKGSDLIRGDYIDNTDIYQIMKATLLYRNSLYLPVIYHE
- a CDS encoding Two-component response regulator; this encodes MSGKILAVDDDPMNLKLVAATLGKEGFEVLTANNGKEGYQKATELLPDLVILDVMMPEMDGYQVCSQLRKNPKTANIPVMMLTSLSSIEQKIKGFDAGADDYLAKPFVPDELIAHAKALLRRRVSEEQPVTEANGKIIAVFSLRGGVGVSTLAVNLACGLALLWNEPTVLVDLVLASGQSALMFNLPYSRSWGNLARLPLEEIEPLVVNDILLQHKSGVHILASAPQPEQNEYLNGEKVAQVLKILSRQYPYIVLDLPHDFQETTLAGLDASHEIILMLTPELAAVRAAVCALNVFENLKYPKEIIRLVENWIFPKGGLPRSDIEKALGRSIDLQIPYASEPIVRSINVGEPPVFADAQSPLGALFEDFAFLMSKDSHKKTKPQTPTQAWLRVIRRFQQRQAKKS
- a CDS encoding LSU ribosomal protein L19p; this translates as MSDLLQAVEAPVNENIPELRPGDSVRVFIRIKEGNSERTQEFRGTVIRMSKGGNNANFTVRRIASNGIGVERTFLLKSPRLEKVIVERHAHVRRAQLYFLRGRTGKSSRLKTKFTA
- a CDS encoding Glutamate racemase, producing the protein MIPAAADSTFASSPIAPIGIFDSGVGGLSVLREIIRQLPHEDILYIADQIHVPYGRRPLEEVRGYAVGITEYLLSKKAKIIVLACNTASAAALKYLRQNYPHVPFVGMEPAVKPAAETTKSGAVGVLATPATFQGELYASVIERFAQGVTIYQHTCPGLVQQIEQGDFDSPISRKILEDALLPMLAANIDTVVLGCTHYPFVIPLIQSIVGEQVRVIDPAPAVARQTHRLLEQRNLLRNSVTAGQCKFATSGDPAFLETFLDRIGLPSAVVKRVQWNGLRLVDIT
- a CDS encoding Pyridoxamine 5'-phosphate oxidase-related, FMN-binding, whose product is MNPESLNTIFREQYAQNDEWIEKFLSNSQVGHVASRWENQPFLTPVLFWYAPTGRRIYFHTNLYGRLRTNSERFPEVCFETSEIGKYLPSNIAGEFSVQYASVVVFGKIRIVESPEEKEFGLMGLLRKYFPDLKAGVDYRPITREELDQTAVFCIEIEQWSGKKNWAEQVHQDEQWQPLDQRVLRKYGF
- a CDS encoding adenylate cyclase, which encodes MRLRRDIHNLLTYKGSSTDDHGARSRVEIQTQVEDFETTRRLLEALGYSVVMTYEKYRCEYEWNDARISLDEMPYGQFIEIEAQSSEQIQEICQALRLNWARRVLYSYVELFNLIQEKDQLETEDLSFEAFKNWQGNLVSFGILPADE
- a CDS encoding IMP cyclohydrolase, with protein sequence MPIALLSVWDKTGLAQFAAELNQMNWTLIASGGTGRYLAQHQIPYLEISQYTASPEVLKGRVKTLHPAIHAAILARPTPDDLQELSNRGWSPIDLVVVNLYPFEETIAQPNVSLEEAIENIDIGGVALLRAAAKNWARVTVCFDPKDYGLILEELRQGAVSPETRRRLAAKTFALTSRYDSLIAAYLSDQEPLTLHLYSVKKLHYGENPHQQAELFAEQPYSQPFGGKVLQGKELSYNNLLDLDAAWRAVASFDEPCVVIVKHLSPCGIACARNLEEAYQNALASDPISAFGGVIACNRELSGETAQAMKDLFFECLIAPGFSESAKEILAAKKNCRLIEAPLPSRSGVYEYRSITGGLLRQTSDQGDPPDVTWTVVSRREPTESEWEALRFAWKAVQHVKSNAIVIARDSATVGIGSGQPNRVDAVRIALQRAAERARGAVLASDAFFPFPDSVEIAAEAGITAIIHPGGSMRDADSLAVADATGLAMIYTGVRHFRH
- a CDS encoding HtrA protease/chaperone protein, with amino-acid sequence MKINAKVLRPLILLASLIVFSLGCTISVPLNFSLPELIQSPEPSQSTKEVVVQSQVQPTPTPFQLPPQIQDEQALLVALYARANPAVVNITEYASQAGQVTPLGQGSGFVYDNLGHIVTNAHVIHGSDQIEVTFWDGTIELATLVGEDLHSDLAVVKVDRLPDGVVPLPLGDMENLAVGQTVVAIGNPFGLEGTLTKGVISALGRSIPALTSFSIPQAIQTDAAINPGNSGGPLLNLQGEVIGVNAQIETGGTSRTNSGVGFAIPVSILKIVIPDLIEKGEHEWAWLGVRGGSLSPLVREAMKLKVDKGAYIAEVVAGGPSAEAGLRGSTGTVTVRGREVEIGGDVVIAINGEPVRSFDDLLIYISLKGKPGDTVELTVIRDNQEITINVKLEARPTSIEP